The proteins below come from a single Anguilla rostrata isolate EN2019 chromosome 3, ASM1855537v3, whole genome shotgun sequence genomic window:
- the bbs5 gene encoding Bardet-Biedl syndrome 5 protein homolog: MTMASVLDALWEDRDVRFDITPQQMKMRPGEVLIDCLDSIEDTKGNNGDRGRLLVTNLRIIWHSMALPRVNLSVGYNSIINITTRTANSKLRGQTEALYILTKCLNTRFEFIFTNVVPGSPRLFTSVIAVHRAYETSKMYRDLKLRGALIQNKQLRLLPQEQVYDKINGVWNLSSDQGNLGTFFITNVRIVWHANMNESFNVSIPYLQIRSIRIRDSKFGLALVIESSQQTGGYVLGFKIDPMEKLQDAVKEINSLHKVYSASPIFGVDYEMEEKPQPLEELTVEQLPDDMEIEPDEQTDAFTAYFADGNKQQDREPVFSEELGIAIEKLKDGFNLQGLWEVMGC, from the exons gcaaatgaaaatgagaccTGGTGAAGTCCTGATAGACTGCCTGGATTCCATTGAAGATACCAAAGGGAACAATGGAGACAGAg GCAGGCTACTGGTGACCAATTTAAGAATAATCTGGCATTCCATGGCTTTGCCCAGAGTCAATTTGT CTGTAGGATACAATTCCATCATCAACATCACAACAAGGACTGCAAACTCG aAACTTAGAGGACAGACTGAAGCATTGTACATCCTGACCAAGTGTCTTAATACCAgatttgaattcattttcaccAATGTGGTTCCTGGAAGCCCAAGATTGTTCACATCTGTCATTGCAGTCCACAG GGCTTATGAAACCTCCAAAATGTACCGTGACCTGAAACTAAGAGGAGCTCTCATTCAGAATAAGCAGCTGAGACTGTTGCCACAAGAACAAGTGTATGACAAAATAAACGGAGTGTGGAATCTATCCAGTGACCAG GGAAACCTGGGAACATTCTTTATCACCAATGTGAGAATTGTGTGGCATGCCAACATGAATGAGAGCTTCAATGTCAGCATACCTTACCTCCAGATT CGTTCCATCAGGATTAGGGACTCAAAGTTTGGACTGGCACTGGTGATTGAGAGTTCTCAGCAG ACAGGAGGATATGTACTTGGCTTCAAGATTGACCCTATGGAGAAACTACAGGATGCAGTGAAAGAGATTAACTCTCTCCACAAGGTTTACTCTGCAAGTCCCATCTTTGGAGTGGACTATGAGATGGAGGAAAag CCTCAACCATTAGAGGAGCTGACAGTGGAACAGCTTCCTGATGATATGGAAATAGAGCCAGATGAGCAAACTGATGCCTTCACA GCATACTTTGCTGATGGCAACAAG cAACAAGACCGGGAACCTGtgttttctgaagagcttggcATAGCCATCGAGAAGCTGAAAGATGGCTTTAATCTTCAAGGGCTCTGGGAAGTTATGGGTTGTTAA